DNA from Clupea harengus chromosome 2, Ch_v2.0.2, whole genome shotgun sequence:
acacactcacacaggcacacaggcacacacacacacatgcacaggagaATAAGAagaagcacacatacatgctctcttcctctctctgtggaatCAAactgacacaaatacacatgatgcaccatctctctctctctctctctctctctctcactcacaaacacacacatgcacacacacacacacatgcacacacacacacacacacacgcacacacacacaggctcacactcCCCACCAATTTGTAGCCTCTGACATCACATTGTTTGTGGGGCTTGCCGAGTGTGCTGCTTCGTTAGCTTGGCCTGTAATGAGGGCTCTAATTGAGCTGTCCAACAGACCACCTGTCGGCCTACTGCCTCATTAGCATACTAATGGACTGACATTGTGCTGCTGTGACAGACTGGCCCAGAGAacgagggagacagggaggggaggggaggggaggggaggggaggagaggaggagggagggagggagggagggggtaaaGGGCTGTCTGGAAAGAGAGCACAAGGCATGTTACGAGGAGTGGTGAGAAGcgggtgtcagagagagagagagagagagaatggagggagagagagagagagaagggagggagagagagagagagagagagagagagagagagagagagagagaagggagggcaTAGTAGGGGAGTTTGCTGGCCCAGCATTGTTGGCCTATTATGTGGTCATTAGCAGGTCACAGTTTTACCCCTTTAGTGTAATGAAGTATTAGTAAATATATGTTTCATAAATTGTGATAATATAATGAGTTGAATGAAATGAATATGatgtttattatatttattaagtAATGAAGTTGGgattatttttttcaaatgggATTAAAATGGCACAAAATCATATACAGTTACTTAACAGTTTCCATCCCATAATGTATGGTATGATATCTGATTATATTATTTGAGAGAGACTAAAAGAAAGCATCTAGTGAGGAGAGAACATAACTTGGATTCCTGTGAGAAATAGAAGAAGGTTAGAAGAAGGAGGTAAACGCACTACAGGtgctcccacaatgcaccactcCTCCTGGGTTTGTGCGGCTCTATGGGTTATGAGTGACAAACTCTTGGAAGGCCCATCCAGCTTCTACTGTCTCCACTCTCCTACActcccactgacacacagagagagagagagagagagagagagagagagagagagagagagagagaggggagatagaggAGTGGGGGGAATGTGTGGaggaaataaaagagaaaagcaaaaaagagagagacagaaaaaaaggaaccGAAACAAATGAGGGAGAGGGTTAAGAGAACGAAGGAGTGAGAGATGTAAAAACAAATGCTAATGCCCCTCACATGAGTGGGGGGGTTTTAATGGCATGacaggttttgtttgtgtgtgataggaGCTTTCAGTCAGAGCCCAGAGTTTATGTTTGCTGCCATAGAAATCCTGGATTcaaggctgagggagagagagagacgtggaggagaggaagagagaagcgATGGATATgcacagaagagaaaagagaggggggggaagaaggAGCAATGACAAAGACTacaggagagagaatgtgaaggAGACGGTAAGAGAAAGATCGAAGTGGAAAgtaggaatgagagagggaggaggagagagaaagagggagagagagagagagagagagaaagagacagagggacagagaaaacgGCAGGCCAATGACACAGACCAAGGTTACAAACACCACAAACCCCTCACCACTTGCCACTGATAGACGCAGTGCACCAGatggctttcacacacacacacacacacacacacacacacacacacacacacacacacacacacacacacacacacgcacacacacacacacacacacacacacacatacacacacacacacacacacacacacacatgcacacacacacacacacacagacacacaaacacagacacacatcctccaCAGGTGAACTGGGACCACATGGAGGACGGAGGGGAGCTCTCTGGCCCTGACAGTCACACCTTGACCCCTCACCCCGACCCTCAGCCTCGCTGTCCCCAACAGATGGAcgcctgtctctgtcccccccaCACGGACcaacaccccctccacccctaccCCTGACCTCAGATGGAGCCCAGCCAGTGACCACTCAGCCCTGGATCATTACACGAGGAGATGGAGGCCAGGGCTCCAACCTGTGGCCCTGAGACACCTCAGAGACGCCAGCACCCAGACCTGGCCACTCACCAGGCCAATCAGCCCACGCCGGCCACACCAACGGGGCAGTCCGGGGCAGTCCAGGGCAGACCAACTGTCTCTGCTGGGGGGAGGTCAGAGGTTTCTGGAGGGGTCATCTCAATGACATCCACACTGGTCATCTgatcttcctctctgcctctggtcCTGCAGTAAGGGGGAAAACAGGGAAATATAAGACTGTACAAAATCTTCAAATCATACAAATGACAGTGCTGATATCTGGGgtttctgtatttctgtatcCTCCATCCCTTACATACGGTTGGTTTGAACTgggccatgtgtttgtgtgagtatgtgtgtgtgtgtgtgtgtgtgtgtgtgtgtgtgtgtgtgtgtgtgtgtgtgtgtgtgtgtgagtgtgtgtgtgtgtgtgtgtgtgtgtgtgtgtgtgtgtgtgtgtgtatttctgtgtgtgtctgtgtgtgtgtgtgtgagtgtgtgtgtgcatgagcttGTGCTCTTGTTTGACATGCACTAATGTGACAAGAGAAAGCTGTCGTCGGCAGGCTCACATACAATGAAGCAAAGGCAGCAGACTGGGCCAATACGTTTgctccttctcagtctctctctcaacttTCTTCCTCTGATCACTGAAATTAACTCTAAAAAGGAACTTTAAAAAAACATCTCTTTTTAACTCTTTTTAAGCTATACAGTGTACAGGGCAACTCAACCTGTAATTAATTAGAGTTAATCATTAGTTTAAACTCATATAGTTTAATGTGGAACAAACTGAAACTTAAGCAGGATTATTAAGGTGaataaacagccacacacaagaacaataaAATTCAACAGCAATACTGAAAATCATCACCAAAACATCTACTACGGTTTACTTTAAATGTGACAAAACCACAACAAAAGACAAATGAAGCATTCATTTATATACGTTTTCTTGAAACATCATTTACAAATCTCTTTTGAATGAGCGTCTCTGAATAAAACAGTGCAGGTGTCCTCCCCCCTTCtgaatgtctttctttctcctgtccTCGGGCCTGCCGCACCTGCAGACATGATCCTGGGGCTGGGTGAATACATACATCCCTTGTCTTCCCCCCAGTCAGCCCTAAGTAAGcaccctgcctgtctgtgtttgtctatgtgtgtgtgtgtgtgtgtgtgtgtgtgtgcgtgagtgtatatCCTGAGAGATATGCATGCGGAGCAGAGGCCGCCGGTGGAAAACGCATCCCTTGCCACCCATTCACAGGCCCCAGGCAGAAAAAGGCCAAGGCATCAGAAAAGAAATGTTCATAAGGGGGAGGCCATGAAAGACGGAGAAGAAGGAGGCAATTCAGCCTGAAAAGGTGTCCATGGGGATGAAGCTGGGGGGCAAAGTCACAGTGGAGCCGAGCCGAGACACGCATTCAGACCCTCGCCGCTCGCGCTGAATACCCCGCCACCGCCACACAACCATATGCTAATGAACGTGGCTATTTAACGCGTCAAATTCACCAGTCGCTTTCCTCAACTGGCACCTCTTTTCTATCCCCCTGtccctgtcttttctttctttctttctttcttttctcgcTCTCCTTTTCCTTATTTGGGGGCCATAcgcattctttctttctccgtgTTCTTTCTCCAACAAGGCTAATTAccgtgtgtctttctctttgatAGAGGGTGTCTGGTGTGAATTAAAGCCCATATTGTAAGCTGGTGGCCCTCCCTCCCCTGCACCCATAGCCTGTTGCTCTGGACCACCTTGTGCACGTATTGGCCCCAGGGTCCCTCTGTGTAGCACTTGTCAGCAGTATGCATATGTAGATTGGAGGCTCCATTTTAGCCGCCAGCGTTTCTCCTCCCCCCATTTGATTTCACTCCCGGAGCAAAGACCCCTGACTGGGAGCCCCCCCACCATCGGGACTAGGAGATGCTGGGACACCATGCTGAGGGCAACAAGGCAGGCCTCtgcagagagggggtgggggtgttggcagggagggagggtggtCAGGGGTCAGTGCAGGGGTACACCGGCAGACAGGACGCACGCTTCCTGGGCCGGTTCCCCTCACCGCCCACCCTCCATTCAGAGGTTAGAATGGTGAAGCCTAACCTACTGACCAGCTGCCACCTGATCTAAGAGAGGCACGCAAGAATGGGATGGAGGGTCgatgaaagtgtgtatgtgtgtgtgtgtgtgtgtgtgggtgtgcgtctgtgtgtatgtgtatgtgtgtgtgtgtgtgtgtgtgtgtgcgtgtgcgtgtgtgtgtgtgtgtatgtctaaggCATGACAAATTTAAGATTCGCACTGACAATCATATTGACACCATTCAACAGTCTTCAAAGAAACTCCTGATTAACAGATTGTTAGGTACAAatggtgaaataaacaaaaccctGAACATCTTctgtaacactttatttgacaAGCTTTTGTTTTTAATCAAAAAAGGATTGACAGCTAAGCATTTCAAGGATTCTGGGAACTGAACATTTTCAAgtaaactgaaaatgaactgaatgaGTTCATGAGttactgagtgtgtctgtgattcgAAGTCTTGGTCACTGGGAGGAGATCACTCAGTTCACCAGGGAACCAGCAACTATGGGGTACTTAACACCAGGGACGAATCTGAATGAGAATGAAAAACACAGGCAGAAAACCAGCTCTGTCGACAGCTGGTATTTTAGATCCAGACACGCCACTGTATTCTCCCACACGTGGTGCGAAGAGGAATTAGGGTCATGTTCCCTTCCCCACTCTCGCACTTTGCCTTTAGTCTTCTTCCAGTTTTTACCCTTTCTCTCGGTCTTCTATCGaggactgtgtgtttctgaactAATGTGAAAGCAGatcacagtagtgtgtgtgtgtgtgttgaggagatGTTGGATACTGGCAGGCACCTCATTTTCCCCAGAAAACGGCCATcatcactcactcctctctctccctctctctccctctctctctctttctcctggctgctcactcatctctctctctctctctctctctctttctctctctctctctctctctctctttctcctggctGCTCTTGACCTACTGCAGTGGGCCTGTTTAATCCTCTGATCAGCATGCCTGGGAGCTCGCCACAACCACTGGCCCGCCAGCACCTCAGATTGTGTGGGCCACTCGTGCTAATACACTGGGGCCTCGGCCTATTGTGGGGGGAACACACCCACCCGGCCAACTCAATTCAGCCCAGGCCAGAGAGAATTACAGATACAAGAAGGAGTGCTGccctggagagagtgagagaaagaaaaaaattgagagagagagaaaaaaagaaattgaatgAGTTTTTTTTGAAGGGGGCATTTTCAGTGGCGCTGAAGCAAGGAGGCAACACTTGCATTAAACAGATGGGAAAAGAGATGGACATGagaatgaggaaagagagaaatagcacaggaaagaggacaggagaaatgcAGTAGAGGGAGAATTACAGAAGATGAGAATCACTGAGTTCACTGAGTTAAAAATCAGTGAATtcatatatatagagagatataGGTGTAGATATAAAGGTATATAGAGTATAACTGAGGAAAACCCTGGAGCCAGAAAAGTTTAAAGTTTGTTCAACTTTTTCTTCCACACTGAAGGGCAGGGATTCCGGGTTCAAGCATCCAACCCTCAGTGGCAGACAAAGGGAAAAGCCTGTCGCTCTTCAGGTGGAACAGAGAAGGTGCTAGGAGGACTGAGGCCAGAGGAAGACATGGAACAGAGAAGGTGCTAGGAGGACTGAGgccagaggaagaggtggagccactggcacacaaacacttctcaCTCATGAAGCCAAGTGGCAAAGGCAGTGGTAGTCCCCAAAAATCCCTGCGTTTTGTCCGAACAAATTGGCTGGACCCAAGGTCTTGTTTACCTAGCCCCCCTTGATGgatgaagagggggggggagcgggTGAGATAATGCCCCTCAGCATAGCCAGGCGCATGGGAACTGAATAAATTGATGCCCTGGTTTGCTGTAGGGGCCTCTCCGAAGACCTCCAGTAATTTGCTGGGACTTATATCATAACATTATTATGTTGCCCAGGACAAACTAACGACAAATGCTATACttctcagagaaaaaaaagatttatacAGATTggtatgtgcacatgtgcgtacgtacaaacactcacacacacacaaatagacacacatttctgttttaAAATTGGGTTAATCATGTTAATATGTTGTCTtcataatagagagagagtgtttgtgtgtgtgtgtgtgtgtgtgtgtgtgtgtatgtgtgtgtatgtgtgtgtgggggcagccTGGTATGCAGAGGGATTTGTAATCTATACAGAAGTGTGACAGAGGGTGAGTGAACAGGTGGAATCACTGGTCTCTTTGAGGTGTGAGTAGTGTAGCATGGCACCATATGAAGACCGATGGCCAAAGACAAAGCTGTGACTAATCCTGTTACCCTGGCTACACTTCTTCCTTCACCAAGACATGCCTTCACCCTTGCACTACCTtaccacagggagagagagtattgaTGGAATGATACTATGGAGATATTGGAAGTCGACTAGTCCCCCCTGCTGGACGTTCGACAATGAATGTAACTAATTGTACTTCATTACAGACATAACATTccagtgtgttttactgttattATCAGCTAAGTCAAACATGGTTGAATAAAATTCAACACTTATTTGCTTTCAATATGCTTTAATTTTGGTATTGGGGAGGGGGTAACAGGAGCCGTTTTTACTCAGTTGACCCATACTAAAATGACCAAGTTCATGATGTGTTCTAATTAGCAACTCAAATAGACAACAAAATATTGGGTCTTCGAAAAAGTGGTCTTGTGGGTCAATATGCCCCATGTTATGGGTAAGTTGAGCCATCTGAGAAAAACAATTACTAACTAATGTATTAATCAGATTTTAATGTATAATtctaaatataattattaaATCCCCCATTTTGTTGATTTTGTTGGTGTTCttgaaataaatattacaacTAATTTGTCTGAGGATGGTTTACCAAGTCTCTATATTAAGAAATAGACATGGaagtcacaagtcacaagtcttttattgtcagatgcacagaatgacacagggtcagactgggcactgaaattcttaggacaaggcaccgcacaacaacctaccataacataacataacatagtataacataacataacatgacatacactctgtacaagtactctgaacataatttacatgtaataaacatataataacctaaataaccttactaaatatacaggATAAATACAATACAGAATGATAAAACATATAacacctatacatataatactaacataccggtatatataaataacatataatacacatataataaactatgctaacctattAAACCTATACTACCCTTCagacaaatccagtgtgggagtTGCAGGTAGTacaataattctgataaatattactgctagtgcaaacagtaagtggaagtgacagtatgtaagtgtagttCAAAcagtaatttgaaagtgacagtgtatgtaaagtgacgagtgcaaaagtgtcgatagtgtgtcaatgtccatttagcagccaaCATGTCACATAATGTTCTGAATATCTGTATAATTGCAAACTTTGTAGCCAATAACATAAATACTAACGCATCTCATGTATGCAAGATGCTTTTCAAAAAGGCAAAACCAGAGTGATGCTTCTACATCACCCACAAGGAGGTAAATTAAAACTAGGGCTCCTGGCACATGAATATATGGAGCCcctatttgtttttcttctgtaattTTAAGTGGCATGACAGCTGTAATGCTAcatctaaaatatgaaatataatgttGGTTATCTGTTGTTATGATGCAACACTGATTTAAACACCAAACATCTTACTTCACTTCATGTTATCATGAACCACCAGTTGAACTTACCCTCAAGACTCAAGATTTTGCCCCTCGAGATTTTGCCCCACAGCCACCATTTTGGGAAAAGTGCTTAGTCTAGCAACCCAGAGCAACACTTTTGATAATTCATTCACATGTTTTTACACATTGCCAGTTCTTCAACATATCTGATTATATACTAAGTTACTTGTGATGTGGGACTGATTCTACCAAATGGGCTACAAAACTGCTTACCACTTCCTTCCATGAGCAAGATGAAAATATAGAATTTAGGGTCATTTGACaaaatatgtttatgattgCCCAGATGCAGGTGGTGGATCAACTTTCCCACTGCactggctcatcttaccccactctcccctacaTAATGCAACAGCGCCCTCAAGGGCATGTGGATAGCCTACGTTGTGTAATGGGTAAGTGGAGGAATTATTCAACAAAAGAGTCACATGTGGAAAAAAATCACGCAAAATATATTCAATTCACGCATCTGCTCTTGACATACCACATACATTTCATACCATCAATATCATAAAATCAAGATTAACCATTTACATAACAactactgaatgtgtgtgtcttgttatAAACTCATCAAAACAATAGCATAAACAAAATATTGCGCCTGAAGTCTAAGTTTTACGGGTTTAGTCGGCTGAAGGATATGACGTAAGGATACCAAGTTAAGTTCCTGGTGGTTTTCGGggaatgtatacatttgtgtcTCGAATAGATCTGCTTTTGATTTGGGCAGGTATGAAGTAAGACTACATATTCCAGTGACCAATTCACTTGTCGCCGATGAGATGTTTTCAGAGTTTGTGTAGTGAATCTGTCACTGCATAGCCATGCCGGAGAGTTTGCCGGAAGGATGAATTGTATATAAAACATACCCATACCGGTGCAACATAACAGTGAGTCCTTAAGGCTGAATAAGTAAGGACCGCGCATGAAATCCAGTTTTCCCTACCATCAATAAGTGTCGTTGGGTAACATTACGCTACTCCTCAGTAGCCTTAGGTTTAGCAATAGCTTACTGGTATCATGCTATAAACGTTGACCGTTAGATAACATGTGACATATATTGTCATTTAGTAATGTGAATACTACATATACAAGTTGTTTAGCCTTCCGTTGAAATACGTGTCATATAACTAGAGGACAGGAGTTTGCTGTCATTTCCTCAATAACGTGAGTGTGGCTTTTTTTTACAGCTCTCCTTTACAGGACACTTGTACGTTCTTCGGGGAACACACTTGGAACACTCCTCCCGTTTTAGCAGTTGATCCCAATCTCTGACGAAAGACCCCACTCATTTTAGCTATGAGGATTGCCTGGGCTAGAGTGCTTGGCCTTGGGTCGGTGGCGTTCGGTTCGTTGTTCTGGTCTCAGGAAAAGTTCGAGGCCACTACCGAGTGCCAGGCTAAGAAAGAAGACTCCTCGCAGTTAGAACTCAAACTCGTCCAAGTCCTCTTCCGACACGGTGCGAGAACACCGCTGAAATCTATCCCTGATGTTTTAGAGGTGAGCACAGCAAAATTATTTTCTCCGTAGtcgagatgttttttttttttttttatgtttgattTTCTGTGTGAATTGACCTGGCTGATCTATATCGTAGCCCACTGCATTTTGGCAATAGTACTGTAGTCACGGTGATGACGTCTGGTTCTAACACAGGTCCAGTGGGTGCCTGACCTCTTGGAGGTTCCCCCTCATACCCACATCGATTATGTGGTCACAGACCTTGAAGGAGGACCAAGACCTCCATCACCAGTCGAGGACAGCTACAGAGCCCATATACTTaccgtgagtgtgtggtggtcCTGTGTCCTGGGTGGATTATCTTGCGTGCGCCTTGGCTTACTCAGAGTATTGCTGTATGTCTATGTCTACCGGTGCCTATGGCATCTGTAATGGTTAAATGTGTGTTGGTActacagtgtgtgcatgtacacatcGGGGATAAGGATTACTTGAAGGTGTCAAGCTGAggatgtcaaagtcaaagtcataaCTTGTTGTTAAACAGACACAATGATGTTTTAAGATGTTATAATAGCTTAGCACTTTGCTCCATGGCATGCTCTTTACAATTTAAGACTGAGATTTGTGTTGGTATAGCCTACCAGTAACACCCCAACAAAACTTCATCTCAAGTTTTATTACATTGTTAACCTTGCTCCCAATGTAGTGTAATAAAGTAGACTTTCTGTGTAACGTTTTAGTATTATCAGTTTCAATCCATTCTATGCTCAACCATGGCTCTATGTGTCCTATGAAAAGTctttgtatctgtctctgtctgtatgcaTTGTGTGGACTCAGGGGGGAACTTACCCGGGTCAGCTGACCACGGTTGGCATGCAGCAGCTGTATGATCTGGGCAAAAGGCTGAGGGCGAGGTATATCCAGGAAGTGCCCTTCCTGACATCCTCTTTCAGCCCTGCTGAAGTCTAGTGAGTACACTGTGTGATAGATACTACACTTACTAGACAAAATATTCATTAGAACATTGACCCTCTCATATAACTCCCCTGATAAATAGCCAATATTTTACGCTAATTTGTTTGGGAAAGGtcacaaaaaatgtttttgacaagatactggggatgtgtgtgcctgtgtatattgtgtgtgtgtgtgtgtgtgtgtgtgtgtgtgtgtgtgtgtgtgtgtgtgtgtgtgtgtgtgtgtactcttgcAGCGTGCGCTCCACCAACATTGTGCGAACCATCGAGTCAGCCAAGTGCTTGGTGGCGGGGTTGTTCCAACAGAAGCAGGCAGGTGAGGGTACTtcacacgtgtgagtgtgtgtgtgtgtgtgcagaaaggtACAATCAACATTAAACAAGAACTTCCCCACCTTTTACTGTCGCCCCTCGTTTCATtcagagtgtgtctctgtgatcaCCTGACCCTACCCTCTTATTCATTTTGACTTGCAGATGTTGTTCCCATATTAACGGCCGAGGCGGAGAAGGAGATCCTGTACCCTAACTACCACGGCTGCAACCTGCTGAGGCtgctgagtgggtgagtggcTCCGTGAATGGGGACACGAAGAAGCCATGGCTGCCCCAACAGAGGATCACTTATGGCTCATGTGAAATGTTTACTCTGGAATGTTCCTTACCATCTGTGTCAGCAAAGCTCTGCACATTGCCCCCTCTCAGACTATAACCAAATAATCTGATCAAACTAAATTGAGTGATTGTGGGGACGGGGAAGTCAATTTCCCTAGTGCCAGGCTAGATAAGGTGATGGGTATATTCTGAATGTGGCAGTCTGTGAACGATGACTgacttgctggtgtgtgtgtgtgtgtgtgtgtgtgtgtgtgtgtgtgtgtgtgtgtgtgtgtgtgtgtgtgtgtgtgtgtgtgtgtgaccgataGTCACCGCTGGGCAGAGTCGTCTACACTGCCGGCCATTGCAGAGGACCTGAAGAGCATCCAGGATGCACTCGGAATCCCCGTCAACCAACGTGTTGACTTCATCCTCATCAGAGATGACATGGTGGCCCGGGAGGTGACTTGGCACTACTCTACGCTGCATTCCTAATAATAACGTCACAAATATTTGTAGTTGTAATATAGTTGTAACTAAATACCAACTGTGGATAGCATACAGCAGTCCTTTTCTGAAGAGTTTGTATCCAGTAAtatagaaagaaaagaaatgactTACTTTAGTGTGTCATTTCATATGTAATATCACGGGTCCAATACCATTGGTCCTTTGTGAGTGGAAAACTTGGGTCTATCTAATTAGATGATAAAAGGTGTGTTCGTAGATGGTGTGCGTAGATGCACCCGTTGAAAGTGTATCAGTTGATCTAAGTTTCAGTTGATCTAAGTTTCTAAAtaattaacgtgtgtgtgtgtgtgtgtgtgtgtgtgtgtgtgtgtgtgtgtgtgtgtgtgtgtgtgtgtgtgtgtgtgtatgtagacacATGGCCTGGCCTGCCCCTCTGAGTTGGTCAGTTGGAGGGCCATAGTGGAGCGGAGAGCCGTGGACATGATCTACCATATCTATGAACCGAGTAAAAGGTGAGTTGCACCAACCCAGCGCTTTTGAAGAGGAAACCACACAATGTGATTAACCCACAACAAGTATATACACTACTCAGTGCATGTGAAACATACATACTCAGTGATTGTGAGCACTTCTGCCCGGTTGGTTTATAATGTTAGGGAGAACCTGCAGCTTTGTGTGGGACCACTGCTTCACACTATGATGGCCAACATGGACGAGAAAGTCAAAGGTGTATCCCCTGAGCCCAACAGGTGAGCCTCCTCTCCTATCCGAGCTGAGCTAACTACTCTTCAAACAGTTAAACAGTCCTCCTAGTTGTAGTCATGTAGATTTAGAATAGAAAAACCACCCAGACATGTGCATTTGCTCTACTGTGATTAGCATTAAATTCCAAGCCAAAGAGAGATACTTCAATACTAGGCTTTTGTTTTAGTGGGATAATAAGAATAGGGATCTACACACAAATCCTATTCTTCAATGCTCTTAGGTGTCACAGACAAAGTTCTCTCTGAGAAAAACCAAACCTTTCTCTCATTACTGCAAGCTTTTTCACAGTCCAAGATAATAATCCAACGTTGCCTGACAACAGTTGATCATTGCCTATTGGTGGAGCGTAGTGGCTCATTTGACCAATCAGCCTTCAAAATGTGTCTTTTATTGAGCCATTCCTCCAGGTAGAGGGGCAGACTTGAGGCTGCCCAGACGAGAGAGCACAACCATGCCACAAGTGACATGTAGGCTCAAGGCATCACCACAAGGTGGCAGAAATTCCCCATTTCTATTCTCCCCCTGCATTGCCTGCATCACCCCCAGAGAGGATGTTACATGTTAATGAGAAATGACCTTGCAGGGTTGTTTTTCGTCGGAGTTTGGATTGAAAAAGGATTTATGGGGATGATCAACAGTTACTGTCTGCTTTCAAGGAGAATTTAGACTTGAGAAGGTTATGCACTCCAGCAGTCCTGATTGTGAAGGAATTATTGATTGGATTTAAATGCTGAATTtatagatctgtgtgtgtgtgtgtgtgtgtgtgtgtgtgtgtgtgtgtgtgtgtgtgtgtgcgtgcaatgtGACAGGAAGCTTTTCCTGTATTCCGTCCATGACACCACACTGATGCCGTGTCTGATGGCCCTTGGAATCTTTGACATGAAATGGCCGCCGTACGCCGCCGACATCACCCTGGAACTGCTTGAGCACCGCACCACCAAAGAGGCCT
Protein-coding regions in this window:
- the acp6 gene encoding lysophosphatidic acid phosphatase type 6, with amino-acid sequence MRIAWARVLGLGSVAFGSLFWSQEKFEATTECQAKKEDSSQLELKLVQVLFRHGARTPLKSIPDVLEVQWVPDLLEVPPHTHIDYVVTDLEGGPRPPSPVEDSYRAHILTGGTYPGQLTTVGMQQLYDLGKRLRARYIQEVPFLTSSFSPAEVYVRSTNIVRTIESAKCLVAGLFQQKQADVVPILTAEAEKEILYPNYHGCNLLRLLSGHRWAESSTLPAIAEDLKSIQDALGIPVNQRVDFILIRDDMVARETHGLACPSELVSWRAIVERRAVDMIYHIYEPSKRENLQLCVGPLLHTMMANMDEKVKGVSPEPNRKLFLYSVHDTTLMPCLMALGIFDMKWPPYAADITLELLEHRTTKEAFVKVAYLGQDQKIPGCSGVICPLAEFQEAMAAYTLPFDRYKERCDKTEGLPAKP